ACTTTGGGAGATTTTGCTGCTGCTCCACTTCTTTTAGGACAGGCACTTGGTAGATTTGGTAATTTTATGAATGGAGAGATTCATGGAGTCCCTGTTTTTACTCCTTGGAAGATAATTTTTTCAATAAAGCCAGCTTTTTATGAATGGTATAATAATTATCTTACTTTAGATATTTTTGAAAAGTTAAAATATAAAGCTTTAGTTCCATGGGGTATTGTTTTTCCAAGTACTTCCCCAGCTGGAGAAGAGTTTCCAAATATTCCTCTACATCCAGCTATGCTCTATGAATTAATATTAAATTTTCTTGGTTTCCTTTTTATATTCTTTTATTTGAGAAAAAAAAGAGATAAAGCTCCCGGATATCTTTGGTGGAATTATATTATTATTTATAGTGTAATTAGAATTTTTGTAAGTTTTTTTAGAGCTGAAGATTTAATGTTGTTAGGAATGAGAGCACCTCATTTAGTTAGTCTTTTAATGATTATTTTCTCAATAATAATGATAAAAATAGGAGAAAAAAACAAAAAAAGTTAGTGTCTTACATATAAAATGTCAATATTTTATAAAAATAATTTATTTTTTTCTTGACATATTTTCATTATTATGATAATATAATTTTCGTGATGAGCGATGCGGGAATAGCTCAGTTGGGAGAGCGTCAGCCTTCCAAGCTGAATGTCGCGAGTTCGACCCTCGTTTCCCGCTCCATTTCATCTGGGGATATAGCTCAGTTTGGGAGAGCGACGCACTTGCACTGCGTAGGTCAGCGGTTCGATCCCGCTT
This Candidatus Fusobacterium pullicola DNA region includes the following protein-coding sequences:
- the lgt gene encoding prolipoprotein diacylglyceryl transferase: MHPVLFSIGGFEIRFYGLMYALSFFLGIEIAKFMAKERGYDSKIIENYAFIAMISGLLGGRLYYVIFNWDYYSKYPTEILATWHGGMAIHGGIIGGIIGTFIYGYIKKLNPLTLGDFAAAPLLLGQALGRFGNFMNGEIHGVPVFTPWKIIFSIKPAFYEWYNNYLTLDIFEKLKYKALVPWGIVFPSTSPAGEEFPNIPLHPAMLYELILNFLGFLFIFFYLRKKRDKAPGYLWWNYIIIYSVIRIFVSFFRAEDLMLLGMRAPHLVSLLMIIFSIIMIKIGEKNKKS